In Geotalea uraniireducens, the genomic window CGGTCAAACCACTCGATCTGCCCCTTCGCCTTCCCCGCCCGCCGGAAATCCGCCGCGGCCTCGGCCAGCCGCCCCAGCTTCCGCAAGGCGACCCCCCGGTTGTAATAATAGAGCGGCTGCGCGGCGCTGGCGATGGCGGCGGAGAAGTCCCGCACCGCCTCATCATACTTTCCCCAGCGGAGGAACGCTTCGCCGCGGAAGGCATACAGATTGAACGCCTCGGGCAGCCCCTCGCGCAGCGCGATCTCCAGGCAGGCCGTGTAATCGTCGACGGCGGCGGAGTAGTCGCCGTTATCGACGCGAAACAGCGCCCGGTAGAAGTATGCCCGATCAAAGGGCTGAAAGGCAATAACCCGTGACCACATCGTGCCGGAATCGTGCCAGACGTCGATCAGGCGCACCGTCATCGCCCCGTAGAAGAAGAGGAGCGCCACGGCCAGGCCGGCAACCGGCAGGCGCTTCGCCCGGCCGGCGCCCCCTGCACACACCTTCCCCACGCCAGCCGCCGCCACGATGCTCGGCACCACCGCCGGCAGGTAGGTGAAGCGTGCCGCAAAGGCCTGGATGCCATTCTGGGTGAAGGCCATCACCGGCAGGAGCGGGATGACGAAGCAGAGCCCGGTCGCCAGGAGCCAGGGGCGCTTTATGCCGGCATAGACGCAGCAGCAGGCGGCGCCGGCGACGATCACCGTTTTTACCGTGTAGGCGACCGGAATCGGGTCCGGAATGAAGTAGAGGGGAATGATGCCGACCGGCCAGAGCGTCAGCCGACAGTACTCGAAGACGGCATTGCCGGACACGGCGATCCGCTGGCCAAGGGTCAGGTTGAGCAGGACGTTATCCTGCTCCGCCACGGCCAGGGTGAGCGTCGCCATTGCCGCCGCCAGCGCGAAGTAAGGGACTTTTTCGCGCACCAGGGCCAGCACGCCCCCCCGCCGCAGCCGTCCCAGGGGAGCCCAGTCGGCAACCAAAAAGAGTATCGGGATGACCACGCTCACCGGCTTGGCCATCAGCGAGCAGCCGAACAGCACGAGGGACGCCAGGTACGCATGAACGGCCGTTCGCCGCCTGCCTGGCACGTCGACCAGCTGCGCATAGTGCAGGTAGAAAATTGCCGCGCCGAGGGCAAACGCCCCGTTCAGGACATCTTTCCGCTCCGTGGCCCAGGCGACCGACTCTACCCGCAGCGGATGCAGGCCCCACACAAGCCCCGCCAGCAGAAGCAGTGCCGGATACCGCCAACGCGCCGGGGCCGGTCCCTGCTCCCCGCTCCCCGCCGCGCCCGCCAGCAGCCGATCTGCCAGAAGCACCACCAGCCCCCCGTTCACGGCATGCAGCAGGATATTGGTCAGGTGATAACCGAAGGGGTCCAGGCCCCAGAAATGATAATCGACGGCAAAGGAAAGCCAGGTGAGAGGCATCCACCAGCCGGTGGCGGTATCGGTAAAGGCCCAGACGAAGAACTTCCGGTCCAGGCCCCTGATGTCGACATTGTTCAGGATGTAGATCTGATCGTCCCAGTTGACGAATCCGCAGTCAAGCGCCCGCAGGTAGACCAGCAGGGAGATCAACGCAACGATCAGAGCAGTGGCGACGACGACCTTGCGGGATGACTTCATCGGTACTTCCTCGGAGAGGAAAGCAGGCAACGGACGATTGGCGGATGGTTCGGCACGCCTGGACAAGCTCTCGGCAATGTTGGCAAACGGCATGTTGCCGGGGTGCGCCGCCATTATCGGGGGACATCAGGAGAGCAGCGACAAAAAAGGGGTGGAGCCGGCATTCCCGGCCCCACCCGTGCCACGGTTTCGGATCAGCAGGGATGAACGTTCGCCGAGCCGACTATTCTGGGCTTTTGATAGGTCCGCTTTTTCATGAGCTCATCTCCTTTCCGCACCCGCAATGGCGCCACATCAGACTAGCTGTCCCGCTTTGACGGTTCGTTATCCGGACGTCAGTTCGTCCAGGGGGTCTTGGTGTTCCACAGCTGGTTCGCGTTGCTTGAGGTACCCGCACCGCCGGCATTCGTCACGTTGTGGCAGGTGGGAATATTGGCCGTCGTGCTCCGGGAGCCGCCCGTACCGAAGAACCACGGCCCGGCGTTCTTCTCACGGCTGCCGCTGCCGCCCCCCCCCATCGGCCCGCGTCCGCCGCCGGCACCACTGCTGCCGCTGGCCGAATCGTACCCGAAGGCGGCCCCCGACTGGACCTGGCCGCGGTGGGCGCCGTCGAGACAGTTGGTCACCATCAGGCGCGGCAGCCGGGTATTG contains:
- a CDS encoding tetratricopeptide repeat protein, with translation MKSSRKVVVATALIVALISLLVYLRALDCGFVNWDDQIYILNNVDIRGLDRKFFVWAFTDTATGWWMPLTWLSFAVDYHFWGLDPFGYHLTNILLHAVNGGLVVLLADRLLAGAAGSGEQGPAPARWRYPALLLLAGLVWGLHPLRVESVAWATERKDVLNGAFALGAAIFYLHYAQLVDVPGRRRTAVHAYLASLVLFGCSLMAKPVSVVIPILFLVADWAPLGRLRRGGVLALVREKVPYFALAAAMATLTLAVAEQDNVLLNLTLGQRIAVSGNAVFEYCRLTLWPVGIIPLYFIPDPIPVAYTVKTVIVAGAACCCVYAGIKRPWLLATGLCFVIPLLPVMAFTQNGIQAFAARFTYLPAVVPSIVAAAGVGKVCAGGAGRAKRLPVAGLAVALLFFYGAMTVRLIDVWHDSGTMWSRVIAFQPFDRAYFYRALFRVDNGDYSAAVDDYTACLEIALREGLPEAFNLYAFRGEAFLRWGKYDEAVRDFSAAIASAAQPLYYYNRGVALRKLGRLAEAAADFRRAGKAKGQIEWFDRESGGQNKPVGAGN